The proteins below come from a single Solea solea chromosome 6, fSolSol10.1, whole genome shotgun sequence genomic window:
- the chd5 gene encoding chromodomain-helicase-DNA-binding protein 5 isoform X1 yields the protein MPGSLSNEDEGQDDMDFEDDMPDEDDEGERNTIPLTPLDSFFSDDDSLKQQKKKKPKKIKEGKIPKVKKRKKEGGIQPKVDSDLEETSEVEEERERPEIGSESESSMYGPTKKKKKKPREKKEKKPRKKKRDEEEEDDDDDDGNMKEPKSSSQLMQEWGLEDVQYGFTEDDYKTITNYKAFSQFLRPLIAKKNPKIPMSKMMTVLGAKWREFSANNPFKGASATAVAAAVAAAVETVTVAQPTSVCSSQLSSQLGPLKKAKTKEGKGPGVRKRSKSVKELKKKPKSKKTKSKLGQSGKKKKASSSEEDFLEESDFDDISIHSASVFSDTLGATTKKKARRGRKKRKKEDGDGYETDHQDYCEVCQQGGEIILCDTCPRAYHLVCLDPELEKAPEGKWSCPHCEKEGIQWEAKDEEEEEEEAAGEEEDDHMEFCRVCKDGGELLCCDTCPSSYHIHCLNPPLPEIPNGEWLCPRCMCPPLKGKVQKILHWTWGEPPLPAELPAGPDGTPNDPLTKPPLKGHPEREFFVKWAGLSYWHCSWVSELQLELYHTVMYRNYQRKNDMDEPPPFDYGSGEEELNNEKRKSKDPQYAVMEERFYRYGIKPEWMVIHRVINHSFDKDGDVHYLIKWRDLPYDQCTWEVDDFDVPEYNSHKASYWDHREQILGEDQRPLVAGKVQKLKEDHPKREVPPDAPIIDPTIKFEHQPWYINATGGTLHPYQLEGLNWLRFSWAQGTDTILADEMGLGKTVQTIVFLYSLYKEGHSKGPFLVSAPLSTIINWEREFEMWAPDFYVMTYTGDKDSRAIIRENEFTFEDSAVKSGRKVFRMKKDTPIKFHVLLTSYELITIDQAILGSVTWACLVVDEAHRLKNNQSKFFRILNGYKIYYKLLLTGTPLQNNLEELFHLLNFLTPERFNNLEGFLEEFADISKEDQIKKLHDLLGPHMLRRLKADVFKNMPAKTELIVRVELSPMQKKYYKFILTRNFEALNSKGGGNQVSLLNIMMDLKKCCNHPYLFPVAAVEAPVLPNGSYDGNSLVKSSGKLTLLQKMLKKLKDEGHRVLIFSQMTKMLDLLEDFLEFEGYKYERIDGGITGGLRQEAIDRFNAPGAQQFCFLLSTRAGGLGINLASADTVIIYDSDWNPHNDIQAFSRAHRIGQNRKVMIYRFVTRGSVEERITQVAKRKMMLTHLVVRPGLGSKTGSMSKQELDDILKFGTEELFKDEMEAARAMGMGDNKDGEEGNVIHYDDDAISKLLDRSQDATEDTEIQNMNEYLSSFKVAQYVVKEEDGEEEVEREIIKQEENVDPDYWEKLLRHHYEQQQEDLARNLGKGKRIRKQVNYNDTTQEDQEWQDDLSDNQSEYSVGSEDEDEDFEERPEGGRRQSRRQLKNEKDKPLPPLLARVGGSIEVLGFNARQRKAFVNAIMRWGMPPQDAFNSHWLVRDLRGKSEREFRAYVSLFMRHLCEPGADGAETFADGVPREGLSRQHVLTRIGVMSLVRKKVQEFEHVNGKLSSPDLIPIGMELKKLTESVSSDPNTPVPASPGATQPSTPIPPEKNESLLGTAEDKDTAEQESKKLSEQEASSAEPTSVPEKAADSEESKGSSEEKTGDERDRTQSPSTKMEPSANPKEPVLRQTELSSSQISPKMEPYRETEKSSDKGDTDSLLAKNEDKENKPDDAKSDDALEGRLNGDKDTLDEMDESRKEDKNGFKTKFMFNIADGGFTELHTLWQTEERAALSSGKMHDIWHRRHDYWLLAGIVTHGYARWQDIQNDPRYAILNEPFKTEMHKGNYLEMKNKFLARRFKLLEQALVIEEQLRRAAYLNMTQDPSHPAMALNTRFAEVECLAESHQHLSKESLAGNKPANAVLHKEIRRMKVWEEAKAKDYQILNQLEELLSDMKADVTRLPNMLSRIPPVSARLQMSERSILSRLTSRGSEPPPQQPFSQGGFGCSQMYGSSFGGGFRGHGGQPMVNYSQMPLGPYVSVSSNGPPPPTSHLDKKSLESLRDVVTPDLKSGKPSDVICIED from the exons GGAGGAATTCAGCCAAAAGTTGACAGCGACCTGGAGGAGACCtcggaggtggaggaggaacgGGAACGTCCGGAAATCGGCTCGGAGAGCGAGAGCAGCATGTATGGCCccaccaagaagaagaagaagaaaccgagggagaagaaagaaaagaagcccaggaaaaagaagagagatgaggaagaagaagacgatgatgacgacgatgggAACATGAAA gAGCCCAAATCATCCAGCCAGTTGATGCAGGAGTGGGGCCTTGAAGACGTTCAGTACGGCTTCACAGAGGACGACTATAAAACCATCACAAACTACAAGGCTTTCAGCCAGTTCCTCAG GCCTCTCATTGCCAAGAAGAACCCGAAGATTCCCATGTCAAAGATGATGACAGTGTTAGGGGCCAAATGGCGAGAGTTCAGTGCCAACAACCCGTTCAAAGGCGCATCTGCCACCGCCGTGGCCGCCGCTGTGGCCGCCGCCGTGGAAACGGTTACCGTGGCACAACCAACATCTGTCTGCAGCAGCCAGCTGAGCTCTCAGCTGGGGCCGCTCAAAAAAGCCAAAACCAAAGAAGGAAAGG GACCAGGAGTGAGGAAGAGAAGCAAGTCTGTGAAAGAGTTGAAAAAGAAGCCCAAGTCGAAGAAGACCAAATCAAAGTTGGGTCAAagtgggaagaagaaaaaagcatcCTCG AGTGAGGAAGACTTCCTGGAGGAGTCAGACTTTGATGACATCAGCATCCACAGTGCCTCCGTGTTTTCTGATACTTTGGGGGCCACCACCAAGAAAAAGGCGCGGCGTGGgcggaaaaaaaggaaaa AGGAAGACGGGGATGGCTACGAGACAGATCACCAGGACTACTGTGAGGTCTGCCAACAGGGTGGAGAGATCATCCTGTGTGACACCTGTCCCAGAGCGTACCACCTGGTCTGTCTGGATCCTGAGCTGGAGAAGGCTCCCGAGGGAAAGTGGAGCTGCCCACACTGT GAGAAAGAGGGGATTCAGTGGGAGGCAaaggacgaagaggaggaggaggaggaggctgcaggtgaggaggaggatgaccaCATGGAGTTCTGCAGAGTGTGCAAAGATGGAGGCGAGCTGCTGTGCTGTGACACCTGCCCTTCTTCTTATCACATCCACTGCCTCAATCCGCCGCTCCCGGAGATACCCAATGGAGAGTGGTTGTGCCCTCGATGCATG TGTCCTCCTCTGAAAGGTAAAGTACAGAAGATTCTGCACTGGACGTGGGGAGAACCGCCGTTACCAGCTGAACTGCCTGCAGGTCCTGATGGCACGCCAAATGATCCACTGACCAAGCCTCCGCTCAAAGGCCACCCAGAGAGGGAGTTCTTTGTGAAGTGGGCCGGCCTCTCGTACTGGCACTGCTCCTGGGTCAGCGAGCTGCAG TTGGAGCTGTATCACACGGTCATGTACCGGAACTACCAGCGGAAGAACGACATGGACGAGCCACCTCCGTTTGACTACGGctcaggagaggaggagctcAACAACGAGAAGAGGAAGAGCAAAGACCCGCAGTACGCTGTGATGGAGGAGCGCTTCTACCGCTACGGCATCAAACCGGAGTGGATGGTGATCCACAGGGTGATCAACCACAG TTTTGATAAGGATGGTGATGTTCATTACCTGATCAAGTGGAGAGACCTGCCCTATGACCAGTGCACCTGGGAGGTGGATGATTTTGACGTTCCAGAATACAACAGTCACAAAGCCTCTTACTGGGACCACAG GGAGCAAATTCTTGGTGAGGACCAGCGACCCCTGGTGGCGGGGAAAGTACAAAAACTCAAAGAGGACCATCCAAAAAGGGAGGTCCCTCCTGATGCTCCAATCATAGAT CCAACCATCAAGTTTGAGCACCAGCCATGGTATATTAATGCCACAGGAGGAACGCTGCACCCGTACCAGCTGGAGGGCCTGAACTGGCTGCGGTTTTCCTGGGCTCAGGGCACAGACACCATCCTGGCTGATGAGATGGGCCTGGGAAAGACAGTGCAAACAATAGTGTTTCTCTACTCACTGTATAAAGAG ggtcACTCCAAGGGGCCGTTCTTGGTCAGCGCACCCCTCTCCACGATCATCAATTGGGAACGAGAATTTGAGATGTGGGCTCCAGATTTCTACGTGATGACGTACACCGGGGACAAAGACAGCAGGGCAATCATCAGGGAGAATGAGTTCACTTTTGAGGACAGTGCAGTTAAATCCGGGCGTAAGGTGTTTCGCATGAAG AAAGACACGCCAATCAAGTTCCACGTGCTGCTGACCTCCTATGAGCTGATTACTATAGATCAAGCCATTCTGGGCTCCGTCACCTGGGCCTGTCTGGTGGTAGACGAGGCCCACAGACTGAAGAACAACCAATCAAAG TTTTTCAGAATTCTAAATGGGTATAAAATCTACTACAAGCTGCTGCTGACCGGGACTCCTCTTCAGAACAACCTGGAAGAGCTTTTCCACCTGCTCAACTTCCTCACTCCAGAGCGATTTAA TAACCTGGAAGGATTCCTGGAGGAGTTTGCTGACATCTCTAAAGAGGACCAGATCAAGAAACTCCATGACCTGCTTGGGCCGCACATGCTCAGGAGGCTGAAAGCCGACGTCTTCAAGAACATGCCTGCAAAGACGGAGTTGATCGTCAGGGTGGAGCTCAGCCCCATGCAGAA GAAATATTACAAGTTTATTTTGACGCGAAACTTTGAGGCCCTGAACTCCAAAGGTGGAGGAAACCAAGTGTCTCTGCTCAACATTATGATGGACCTGAAAAAGTGCTGCAACCATCCCTACCTGTTCCCCGTGGCTGCTGTG gAGGCGCCTGTTTTACCCAACGGTTCTTATGATGGCAACTCATTGGTGAAGTCCTCAGGAAAACTGACACTgcttcagaaaatgctgaagaAACTCAAAGACGAAGGACACAGAGTTCTCATTTTCTCTCAG ATGACAAAGATGTTGGATCTACTTGAGGATTTTTTGGAGTTTGAGGGTTATAAATATGAACGAATTGATGGAGGGATTACTGGTGGTCTGAGACAGGAGGCCATCGACCGCTTCAATG CGCCGGGCGCTCAGCAGTTCTGCTTCTTGCTTTCAACACGAGCTGGAGGTCTTGGCATCAATCTTGCAAGTGCAGACACTGTCATCATCTACGATTCTGACTGGAATCCCCACAACGACATTCAA GCTTTTAGCAGAGCGCACCGTATCGGCCAAAACAGGAAGGTGATGATCTATCGTTTTGTGACGCGAGGCTCAGTGGAGGAGCGAATCACTCAGGTGGCAAAGAGGAAGATGATGCTTACCCATCTGGTTGTGCGGCCTGGCCTGGGCTCCAAAACTGGCTCCATGTCCAAACAGGAACTGGACGACATCCTCAAGTTTGGCACGGAGGAGCTTTTCAAAGATGAAATGGAGGCAGCTCGAGCGATGGGAATGG GTGATAACAAAGACGGCGAAGAGGGCAATGTAATTCACTACGACGATGACGCAATCTCCAAGCTGTTGGACCGCAGCCAGGATGCCACTGAAGACACAGAGATCCAGAACATGAACGAGTACCTGAGCTCATTCAAGGTGGCCCAGTATGTGGtgaaagaagaagatggagag GAAGAGGTGGAGCGGGAGATCATCAAGCAGGAGGAGAACGTGGATCCAGACTATTGGGAAAAACTCCTCCGTCACCACtacgagcagcagcaggaggatcTGGCTCGCAACCTGGGCAAAGGCAAGCGCATCCGCAAGCAGGTCAACTACAACGACACGACGCAGGAGGATCAAG AATGGCAGGATGATCTTTCAGACAATCAGTCGGAGTACTCGGTGGGGTCcgaggacgaggacgaagaTTTTGAGGAGAGGCCTGAAG GTGGGCGCAGACAGTCTCGTCGGCAGCTGAAGAACGAGAAAGACAAACCTCTGCCACCGCTGCTGGCACGTGTTGGGGGAAGTATTGAG GTCCTGGGGTTCAATGCTCGCCAGAGGAAAGCATTCGTCAATGCCATAATGCGCTGGGGCATGCCTCCTCAGGACGCTTTCAATTCTCACTGGCTGGTTAGAGACCTGAGAGGGAAGAGTGAACGTGAGTTCAG AGCCTACGTGTCACTGTTCATGAGACATCTGTGTGAGCCAGGGGCAGACGGGGCGGAGACCTTTGCTGATGGCGTCCCACGAGAGGGGCTGTCTCGTCAGCATGTCCTCACCAGGATCGGAGTCATGTCCCTCGTCAGGAAAAAG GTGCAAGAGTTTGAGCATGTAAATGGGAAACTGAGTTCTCCGGATCTGATTCCCATTGGAATGGAGCTGAAGAAATTGACTGAGAGTGTATCATCTGATCCCAACACTCCTGTGCCAGCCAGCCCCGGCGCTACCCAGCCCAGCACCCCCATCCCTCCAG AGAAGAACGAGTCTCTCTTGGGCACTGCTGAGGACAAGGACACAGCAGAGCAAGAGAGTAAGAAActgtcagagcaggaa GCTTCCAGTGCCGAGCCAACATCTGTACCTGAGAAGGCAGCTGACAGCGAAGAGAGCAAGGGCAGCtcagaggagaaaacaggaGATGAGAGGGACAGGACCCAGTCACCTTCCACAAAGATGGAGCCATCTGCCAACCCAAAAGAGCCCGTTTTGAGACAGACAGAGCTGTCATCGAGTCAAATCTCACCAAAAA TGGAGCcctacagagaaacagagaagtcCTCAGACAAAGGCGATACTGACTCTCTCCTGGCAAAAAATGAAGACAAGGAAAACAagccag ATGATGCGAAGAGCGACGATGCATTGGAGGGCCGGTTAAACGGAGACAAAGACACCTTGGATGAGATGGATGAGAGCAGGAAGGAGGACAAGAATGGATTTAAAACCAAGTTCATGTTTAATATTGCTGATGGAGGTTTTACAG AGCTGCACACCCTCTGGCAAACTGAGGAGCGGGCGGCACTGTCATCTGGAAAAATGCACGACATCTGGCACCGTCGCCACGACTACTGGCTGTTGGCTGGCATTGTAAC ACATGGCTACGCTCGTTGGCAGGACATCCAGAATGATCCGCGCTATGCTATTCTGAATGAGCCCTTTAAGACTGAAATGCACAAGGGCAACTACCTGGAGATGAAGAACAAGTTCCTGGCTCGCCGCTTTAAG CTGTTGGAGCAGGCGCTGGTGATTGAGGAACAGCTGCGGCGGGCGGCCTACCTGAACATGACCCAGGATCCCAGTCACCCGGCCATGGCTCTCAACACTCGCTTCGCTGAGGTGGAGTGTCTGGCAGAGTCCCACCAGCACCTGTCCAAAGAGTCTCTGGCTGGGAACAAGCCTGCCAACGCGGTGCTGCACAAAG AGATAAGGAGGATGAAAGTGTGGGAAGAGGCCAAAGCCAAAGACTATCAAA TACTGAACCAGCTGGAGGAACTGTTGAGTGACATGAAAGCGGACGTCACGCGGCTGCCCAACATGCTGTCCAGGATCCCACCGGTGTCAGCGCGACTTCAGATGTCTGAGCGGAGCATCCTGAGCCGCCTCACCAGCCGAGGCAGCGAGCCTCCACCGCAGCAG CCTTTCAGCCAGGGAGGCTTTGGCTGCTCTCAGATGTACGGCAGCAGCTTCGGTGGTGGATTTCGAGGACACGGTGGACAGCCCATGGTGAACTACAGTCAAATGCCTCTGGGACCTTATGTCAGTG TGTCCTCAAATGGTCCCCCACCACCTACAAGCCATCTGGACAAGAAGTCACTTGAATCCTTGAGAGACGTGGTCACACCTGACCTCAAGTCAGGCAAACCGAGTGATGTCATCTGTATTGAAGACTAG